In Elaeis guineensis isolate ETL-2024a chromosome 1, EG11, whole genome shotgun sequence, a genomic segment contains:
- the LOC105060516 gene encoding BTB/POZ domain-containing protein At5g47800 isoform X1 codes for MKYMKLGTKPDIFYTEEAVRSVLSDVPTDIIIHVNSTKYLLHKFPLLLKCGLLQRLCSDADDDSDQPIPIALHDVPGGEEAFELCAKFCYGITINLSAHNFAQAISAARFLRMTESVAKGNVIVKLESFFDSWILQGWKDPIVTLQSVGKLSGWLDNPRIVQPCMDAIIEKILAEPSKVTWSYTYTRPGYSKKDRHSVPKDWWTEDVSELELDLFRSIISTVRVTKKLPPALIGEALHVYACKHLPDPMETQGLLAQSSTARTEETLAKGKRVLESIVSMIPSERGSVSGRFLLRLLKIANHVGASSSTKAELVRRSGRQLDEAMPGDLLIPLPSNPQEYDVGIVEAVLENFLIQLRRPIPPEENGRMLGSMARVATIFDSYLQVIAQDTDFPVSKFCDLAEFLPEMARQEHDGLYRAIDTYLKEHPDLSKAERKRLCQMINCQKLSPAARSHAIGNDRLPLRTIVQLLFVEQERAGGAGSNHGVPPVRSSNEVSAARVTQDDGRRPRQGSDEGLQHRGEPVQGRRVKSVEMRRMGRSTSESRMTRKEKERAVEKGEGSGSKIRLNQ; via the exons ATGAAGTACATGAAACTTGGAACAAAGCCAGACATTTTCTACACAGAAGAAGCTGTGAG ATCAGTGTTGTCGGATGTACCAACTGACATTATCATACATGTTAACAGCACGAAATACCTATTGCATaag TTTCCGCTTCTCCTGAAGTGTGGCCTCCTGCAACGCCTTTGCTCCGACGCCGATGACGATTCCGACCAACCGATCCCCATAGCTCTTCACGATGTCCCAGGAGGGGAAGAAGCATTTGAGCTATGCGCAAAGTTCTGTTATGGAATCACCATCAATCTTAGCGCTCACAACTTCGCGCAGGCAATCTCTGCAGCCAGGTTCCTACGGATGACTGAGTCGGTTGCCAAGGGAAATGTCATCGTGAAGCTCGAGTCGTTCTTCGACTCATGGATCCTCCAGGGCTGGAAGGACCCAATCGTAACACTCCAGTCTGTAGGGAAGCTGTCAGGTTGGTTAGACAATCCTAGGATTGTGCAACCATGCATGGATGCCATTATTGAAAAAATCCTTGCAGAACCATCAAAG GTTACATGGTCCTACACATACACCAGGCCAGGCTACAGCAAGAAGGATCGCCATTCTGTCCCCAAGGACTGGTGGACTGAGGATGTTTCCGAGCTCGAGCTCGACCTCTTCCGTTCGATAATCTCCACCGTCCGGGTGACCAAGAAGCTACCTCCAGCACTCATCGGAGAAGCTCTCCATGTCTATGCATGCAAGCACCTCCCAGATCCAATGGAGACCCAAGGCCTGCTAGCTCAAAGCTCCACGGCCCGAACCGAAGAAACCCTTGCCAAGGGCAAGCGTGTGCTGGAGTCCATTGTCAGCATGATTCCAAGCGAACGAGGCTCGGTCTCTGGCAGGTTCTTGTTAAGGCTGCTCAAAATTGCTAACCACGTCGGGGCTTCGTCATCCACCAAAGCCGAGCTAGTTAGGCGATCAGGCCGGCAATTGGATGAAGCAATGCCAGGCGATTTGCTCATTCCACTGCCTTCGAACCCACAGGAATATGATGTTGGTATAGTCGAAGCAGTATTAGAGAATTTCCTGATTCAACTTCGGCGGCCCATACCTCCAGAGGAGAATGGGAGGATGCTTGGGTCGATGGCGAGGGTGGCAACGATCTTCGACTCCTACTTGCAAGTCATTGCACAAGATACTGATTTTCCAGTGTCAAAATTCTGCGATCTTGCAGAATTCTTACCAGAAATGGCACGACAAGAGCATGACGGACTCTATCGAGCCATCGACACTTACCTCAAG GAGCACCCAGACTTGAGCAAGGCAGAAAGAAAGAGGCTCTGCCAGATGATTAACTGCCAAAAGCTGTCCCCTGCAGCACGCTCGCATGCAATAGGAAACGATCGCCTGCCATTGCGCACGATAGTGCAACTCCTGTTTGTAGAACAGGAGAGGGCAGGTGGAGCCGGCAGCAACCACGGGGTTCCTCCCGTTCGATCATCAAATGAGGTCTCAGCTGCAAGGGTGACTCAGGATGATGGTAGAAGGCCGAGACAGGGGTCGGATGAAGGGCTTCAACACAGAGGAGAGCCAGTACAAGGTAGAAGGGTCAAGAGTGTAGAGATGCGGAGGATGGGGAGATCGACATCAGAGTCTAGAATGACCaggaaggagaaggagagagcAGTGGAGAAAGGGGAAGGATCTGGGAGCAAGATCAGGCTCAACCAATAA
- the LOC105060516 gene encoding BTB/POZ domain-containing protein At5g47800 isoform X3 → MTESVAKGNVIVKLESFFDSWILQGWKDPIVTLQSVGKLSGWLDNPRIVQPCMDAIIEKILAEPSKVTWSYTYTRPGYSKKDRHSVPKDWWTEDVSELELDLFRSIISTVRVTKKLPPALIGEALHVYACKHLPDPMETQGLLAQSSTARTEETLAKGKRVLESIVSMIPSERGSVSGRFLLRLLKIANHVGASSSTKAELVRRSGRQLDEAMPGDLLIPLPSNPQEYDVGIVEAVLENFLIQLRRPIPPEENGRMLGSMARVATIFDSYLQVIAQDTDFPVSKFCDLAEFLPEMARQEHDGLYRAIDTYLKEHPDLSKAERKRLCQMINCQKLSPAARSHAIGNDRLPLRTIVQLLFVEQERAGGAGSNHGVPPVRSSNEVSAARVTQDDGRRPRQGSDEGLQHRGEPVQGRRVKSVEMRRMGRSTSESRMTRKEKERAVEKGEGSGSKIRLNQ, encoded by the exons ATGACTGAGTCGGTTGCCAAGGGAAATGTCATCGTGAAGCTCGAGTCGTTCTTCGACTCATGGATCCTCCAGGGCTGGAAGGACCCAATCGTAACACTCCAGTCTGTAGGGAAGCTGTCAGGTTGGTTAGACAATCCTAGGATTGTGCAACCATGCATGGATGCCATTATTGAAAAAATCCTTGCAGAACCATCAAAG GTTACATGGTCCTACACATACACCAGGCCAGGCTACAGCAAGAAGGATCGCCATTCTGTCCCCAAGGACTGGTGGACTGAGGATGTTTCCGAGCTCGAGCTCGACCTCTTCCGTTCGATAATCTCCACCGTCCGGGTGACCAAGAAGCTACCTCCAGCACTCATCGGAGAAGCTCTCCATGTCTATGCATGCAAGCACCTCCCAGATCCAATGGAGACCCAAGGCCTGCTAGCTCAAAGCTCCACGGCCCGAACCGAAGAAACCCTTGCCAAGGGCAAGCGTGTGCTGGAGTCCATTGTCAGCATGATTCCAAGCGAACGAGGCTCGGTCTCTGGCAGGTTCTTGTTAAGGCTGCTCAAAATTGCTAACCACGTCGGGGCTTCGTCATCCACCAAAGCCGAGCTAGTTAGGCGATCAGGCCGGCAATTGGATGAAGCAATGCCAGGCGATTTGCTCATTCCACTGCCTTCGAACCCACAGGAATATGATGTTGGTATAGTCGAAGCAGTATTAGAGAATTTCCTGATTCAACTTCGGCGGCCCATACCTCCAGAGGAGAATGGGAGGATGCTTGGGTCGATGGCGAGGGTGGCAACGATCTTCGACTCCTACTTGCAAGTCATTGCACAAGATACTGATTTTCCAGTGTCAAAATTCTGCGATCTTGCAGAATTCTTACCAGAAATGGCACGACAAGAGCATGACGGACTCTATCGAGCCATCGACACTTACCTCAAG GAGCACCCAGACTTGAGCAAGGCAGAAAGAAAGAGGCTCTGCCAGATGATTAACTGCCAAAAGCTGTCCCCTGCAGCACGCTCGCATGCAATAGGAAACGATCGCCTGCCATTGCGCACGATAGTGCAACTCCTGTTTGTAGAACAGGAGAGGGCAGGTGGAGCCGGCAGCAACCACGGGGTTCCTCCCGTTCGATCATCAAATGAGGTCTCAGCTGCAAGGGTGACTCAGGATGATGGTAGAAGGCCGAGACAGGGGTCGGATGAAGGGCTTCAACACAGAGGAGAGCCAGTACAAGGTAGAAGGGTCAAGAGTGTAGAGATGCGGAGGATGGGGAGATCGACATCAGAGTCTAGAATGACCaggaaggagaaggagagagcAGTGGAGAAAGGGGAAGGATCTGGGAGCAAGATCAGGCTCAACCAATAA
- the LOC105060516 gene encoding BTB/POZ domain-containing protein At5g47800 isoform X2 — translation MKYMKLGTKPDIFYTEEAVRSVLSDVPTDIIIHVNSTKYLLHKFPLLLKCGLLQRLCSDADDDSDQPIPIALHDVPGGEEAFELCAKFCYGITINLSAHNFAQAISAARFLRMTESVAKGNVIVKLESFFDSWILQGWKDPIVTLQSVGKLSGWLDNPRIVQPCMDAIIEKILAEPSKVTWSYTYTRPGYSKKDRHSVPKDWWTEDVSELELDLFRSIISTVRVTKKLPPALIGEALHVYACKHLPDPMETQGLLAQSSTARTEETLAKGKRVLESIVSMIPSERGSVSGRFLLRLLKIANHVGASSSTKAELVRRSGRQLDEAMPGDLLIPLPSNPQEYDVGIVEAVLENFLIQLRRPIPPEENGRMLGSMARVATIFDSYLQVIAQDTDFPVSKFCDLAEFLPEMARQEHDGLYRAIDTYLKGTRVHLSHKRTIHLTSCKTTIGSPIAQISKHFKLRHSSICNDLKESS, via the exons ATGAAGTACATGAAACTTGGAACAAAGCCAGACATTTTCTACACAGAAGAAGCTGTGAG ATCAGTGTTGTCGGATGTACCAACTGACATTATCATACATGTTAACAGCACGAAATACCTATTGCATaag TTTCCGCTTCTCCTGAAGTGTGGCCTCCTGCAACGCCTTTGCTCCGACGCCGATGACGATTCCGACCAACCGATCCCCATAGCTCTTCACGATGTCCCAGGAGGGGAAGAAGCATTTGAGCTATGCGCAAAGTTCTGTTATGGAATCACCATCAATCTTAGCGCTCACAACTTCGCGCAGGCAATCTCTGCAGCCAGGTTCCTACGGATGACTGAGTCGGTTGCCAAGGGAAATGTCATCGTGAAGCTCGAGTCGTTCTTCGACTCATGGATCCTCCAGGGCTGGAAGGACCCAATCGTAACACTCCAGTCTGTAGGGAAGCTGTCAGGTTGGTTAGACAATCCTAGGATTGTGCAACCATGCATGGATGCCATTATTGAAAAAATCCTTGCAGAACCATCAAAG GTTACATGGTCCTACACATACACCAGGCCAGGCTACAGCAAGAAGGATCGCCATTCTGTCCCCAAGGACTGGTGGACTGAGGATGTTTCCGAGCTCGAGCTCGACCTCTTCCGTTCGATAATCTCCACCGTCCGGGTGACCAAGAAGCTACCTCCAGCACTCATCGGAGAAGCTCTCCATGTCTATGCATGCAAGCACCTCCCAGATCCAATGGAGACCCAAGGCCTGCTAGCTCAAAGCTCCACGGCCCGAACCGAAGAAACCCTTGCCAAGGGCAAGCGTGTGCTGGAGTCCATTGTCAGCATGATTCCAAGCGAACGAGGCTCGGTCTCTGGCAGGTTCTTGTTAAGGCTGCTCAAAATTGCTAACCACGTCGGGGCTTCGTCATCCACCAAAGCCGAGCTAGTTAGGCGATCAGGCCGGCAATTGGATGAAGCAATGCCAGGCGATTTGCTCATTCCACTGCCTTCGAACCCACAGGAATATGATGTTGGTATAGTCGAAGCAGTATTAGAGAATTTCCTGATTCAACTTCGGCGGCCCATACCTCCAGAGGAGAATGGGAGGATGCTTGGGTCGATGGCGAGGGTGGCAACGATCTTCGACTCCTACTTGCAAGTCATTGCACAAGATACTGATTTTCCAGTGTCAAAATTCTGCGATCTTGCAGAATTCTTACCAGAAATGGCACGACAAGAGCATGACGGACTCTATCGAGCCATCGACACTTACCTCAAG GGGACTAGGGTGCATCTTTCACACAAAAGAACGATTCACCTTACTTCATGCAAAACCACCATTGGATCACCCAtcgcacagatctcaaagcacttcaaACTCCGTCATTCATCCATATGCAATGACCTAAAAGAGAGCAGCTGA
- the LOC105060518 gene encoding NDR1/HIN1-like protein 6: MPNDSVSLPPLLTSSTLRTSVQLSLTIGLLTPIPSLSTLPPIAHLSLSLMDYHQRAHLPPPPYMVLSEQGGDSPLRPPPHRRNLPRYYSHRSSSSCSCRCCCCCCCCFLLLFLIIIIAVAAFISLVVKPKVPSYSVDNLSIGGLRFNPASLTIHTKFIVTVRAKNPNDMIGIWYRDGSRVMISYRNTSLCSGRLPSFYQGHHNTTVMHVVLEGQSKLGAGVHGVFEENRRTGRIPLDVFVRVPVSLRVFNTDWQKVTVNVTCALVVDGLSPNKKVGIRSADYKVAVDL; this comes from the coding sequence ATGCCCAACGACTCTGTTTCCCTCCCTCCACTTCTAACATCTTCCACCCTCCGAACAAGTGTACAGCTCAGCTTGACCATAGGACTTTTAACCCCCATCCCCTCCCTCTCAACCCTTCCTCCaattgcccatctctctctctctctcatggatTATCACCAAAGGGCCCATCTCCCTCCGCCACCTTACATGGTGCTATCGGAGCAAGGGGGTGACTCGCCTCTCCGACCTCCGCCCCACCGCCGCAACCTTCCCCGCTACTATTCCCACCGCTCCAGTAGCTCCTGTAGCTGCAGATGCtgttgctgttgctgctgctgcttcctcctcctctttctcaTCATCATCATCGCCGTCGCTGCCTTCATCTCTTTGGTCGTCAAACCCAAGGTTCCCTCCTATTCCGTCGACAACCTCTCCATCGGAGGCCTACGTTTCAACCCCGCCAGTCTCACCATTCACACCAAGTTCATCGTCACGGTGCGTGCAAAGAACCCCAACGACATGATCGGGATCTGGTACAGGGATGGCTCCCGTGTCATGATCTCGTACCGCAACACATCCTTGTGCTCCGGCCGCCTCCCGAGCTTCTACCAAGGGCACCACAACACGACGGTGATGCATGTGGTGTTGGAGGGGCAGAGCAAGCTCGGAGCCGGGGTCCATGGGGTGTTCGAGGAGAACCGGCGCACGGGGCGGATCCCACTCGACGTGTTCGTGAGGGTGCCCGTCAGTCTACGGGTCTTCAACACGGACTGGCAGAAGGTCACGGTGAACGTCACCTGTGCGCTTGTGGTCGATGGCCTATCGCCCAACAAGAAAGTCGGCATCAGGTCGGCCGATTACAAGGTTGCCGTGGATCTGTAA